Part of the Streptomyces sp. NBC_01460 genome, TGCTGTCCGCGCTGCCCGACGGCTTCGAGACGCTCGTGCTCGCCCCCGTCCTGCCGCTGGCCGCGCACTCGGCCGTCGCGACCGTCGATCCGCGCAAGGTGATCGCCACCGTACGCGGCAGCGAGGTCGCGGCCGACCCGACCAACGCCCTGGCGTTGGAGGCGTCGCTGCGACGTTCCCGGGCCCTGGCCGCCGATCCCCGGTCGGATGCGCTGGTGCGGCTGGCGGCCTGCCAACGCGTGGTGCGGGCCCAGCACTTCGGACGGTCCGGGATGCTTGCCCACTTCCAGATCCTCGGCCTGGTGACCGCCGGACGGGACACGGGCAACCGGTCCTTCGAGCACCAGCAGCTGGCCGAGCACCTGCGGTTCGCGGCCCGGGCGACGGCGGCCGCCGGGGCGCGGTGGACACAGATCCGGCTCACCTGCCTGGAGGACGCGAGCCGCCCGGTCGCCGACCGGATACGGGAGGAGTGCGCGGGGTTCCCGGATGTCTCCGTCACCGAGGATCCCGACCGTACGACCGGACGCGGGTACTACGGAGGGCTCTGCTTCAAGATCTTCGCCGGAGTCGACGAGAGCGGCCCGGAAGTCGGCGACGGCGGTTTCGTCGACTGGAGTCAGTCTCTCACCGGCAACCGCAAGGAGCGCCTGCTGATCAGCGGTTTCGGCGTCGACCGGCTCGCGGAGACCCCGCCCCCGCGGGTGTGAGGGAACACCGTCGTGCGGTTGGCACGGTGCTGTGGGCGGCATGCCGCCCACAGCACCGTCAGGCCGCGCAGCAGAGCTCCTCGGTGCCGATCGTGGCCGAGGCGGGTGTCTCGGTCGTGTGCGCGGGAAGGGCGGCGGGTGCCGGGGTCTGCGCGCGGTTCCGTGCGAAGACGACCAGGCGCAGCACCGCGAACCGTACGACACCGGTGAGTGCGGAGGCGGACAGGTAGACGGCTTGGTCGAGCATGGCGTCGGGCTCCGCCACCAGCTGGTGCAGGGCGAGTACCGCCACGCAGGTCACCACGTACGCGGCCGCCGCGGATCCGGCCGACTGCGCATGCTGGCGCCACGTCGCCCGCCCGCCGGCGCCGAACGTGAAGCGGGCGTGCAGTTCGGTGGCGAGGAGCGTGGACACCACGGTGACCAGGGCGTTGGCGCAGACCCAGGGGATCCAGCCGGCGAGGGCCGACACGGCGAAGCTGGAGGCGAGTCCCACCCCGCCGCCGCAGAGCACGAAGCGGGCGAAGGCCGTGAAGGGGCCGGGTGACGCCTCTGTCCGGTCCTGTGCCGTCTCCATGATCCGACCCCCTTTTTCGACTCACACCGTGATGTGCGCCCGCTCGACGGTGACGCCGAGGAGCGCGTTCTTGTGGTGCCATTCTGGCACATGAATGGCACCACGTGGAGCCTCTTTGTGTGCCACGAGTGGCATCGAGTGGCGCTGCATCAGGATGAAGACGTAAATGTGCAGGTCAGCGCCTCGGGGAATGACTCCGTCGCGGTCCGGGGTGAGTCGAGGGGTGCGGGGTATCGGCGTAAGGGTGGAGGGCTCAGGGGGTCACGTGTGCTCGCCGGTGGCCGATCCCTCCGGGGTTCGCAGGGGTTCGCCGGTGCTCTCCGGTGTGGGCGGAATCCAGGGCTCCGGCGGTGGTGCTCGCGACCCCTCGCGCCCGGAGTGCGGCTGCTCATGCCGGTCTGACCTGAGGTGTTGCGCATTCGGTGCAGGTGCTGTGTCCGCCTCGAAGTCGGCCGCCCGTAACTCTTGACGCTGCCCTTTGGTGAAAACTACGTTTTGGTCTGCGGAAATCAACTTCCACTTTATGGAAACCTCTGAACCTCTCTCGGTCGCCAGGGGCTTATGGTGCGCAGCCTTCTCCGAAGTAGGCCGTCCACGGGCCTCGTTGCGCGACCCCTAGCGAATGATCGAGGGCCGATCGATGACTGCTGTGGAGGACCGGCCGCCCGAGGCGGCCACCGGGGACACCGGAACCGCCGGAGCCACCAGCTCCGTCCTGTACACCTACGACCTGGCCCCGACGAAGAAGCAGGGGCGCCGCTGGGGTGCCTACAACGTCTTCACCCTCTGGGCCAACGACGTGCACAGCCTGGGGAACTACGCCTTCGCCATCGGCCTGTTCGCGCTCGGGCTGAACGTATGGGGCATTCTGGCCGCCTTCGCGCTCGCGTCCGTCCTGCTCTTCCTGCTGCTGACCCTGTCCGGTTTCATGGGCCACAAGACAGGTGTCCCCTTCCCCGTCATGAGCCGCATCGCGTTCGGCATCAGGGGGGCGAAGATCCCGGCTGCTGTCCGCGGCATCGTGGCCATCGCCTGGTTCGGCATCCAGACCTACCTCGCCTCCGCCGTCCTGAGCGCCCTGCTCATCGCGATGTTCCCGGGGCTGCGGGACCTGGACTCCAACTCCCTGCTCGGGCAGTCCACCCTCGGGTGGATCTCCTTCCTCTCGCTCTGGGCCCTCCAACTCCTCATCGTGTCCTACGGGATGCAGATGATCCGGAGGTACATGGCCTTCGCGGCGCCCACCACCCTGATCACCATGTGCGCCCTCGCGGTCTGGATGTTCGTACGGGCGGACGCCTCGATCTCCCTGTCCGTCGACGCCCCGCTCACCGGTGGTGCCATGTGGCTGCAGATCCTCCAGGCCGCCGCGCTGTGGGTGGTGATCTACGGGACGTTCGTCCTGAACTTCTGCGACTTCACCCGGTCGGCGAAGAGCCGCGCCTCGATCGTCCGCGGCAACGTGATCGGCATCCCGCTCAACATGCTCTTCTTCGCCGTCATCGTGGTCGTCCTCAGCGGGGCGCAGTTCAAGCTCGACGGGCACGTCATCACCAGCCCCACGGACATCGTCCGGACCATCCCCAACATGTTCCTGCTGGCGACCGCTTCGCTCGCCCTCATCGCCCTGACCGTGGCGGTGAACCTGCTGGCCAACTTCGTGGCGCCGATCTACGCGCTCATCGACCTCTTCCCGCGCCGGCTGAACTTCCGCCGCGCGGGCGTGGTGAGCGCGGTCGCCGGGCTGGTGATCCTGCCGTGGAACCTCTACAACAGCCCGATCGTCGTGAACTACTTCCTCGGAGGGCTCGGGGCCCTGCTCGGACCCCTCTTCGGCGTGATCATGGCGGACTACTGGCTGCTGCGGAAGTCCCGGATCAACGTGCCCGACCTCTACAGCGAGGACCCGCAGGGCGAGTACCACTACAGCCGCGGCTTCAACCCCCGTGCCGTCGCCGCCTTCGTGCCCAGTGCCGCGCTCGCGGTGGTCGTCGCCCTCGTGCCCTTCTTCCACGCCGCGGCCGGCTTCTCGTGGTTCGTCGGCGCCTTCCTCGCCGCCGTCCTGTACGCGTTCCTCGCCGACCGCACCAGGCAGATCCAGGACGTGGACGGCGAGGCCATCGCCGTCGCCGCCGAATGAACCACCGAACCGAAGGCCGTATCGTGCGCATCCTCGTCGTCAACGTCAACACCACACAGTCGATCACCGACTCGATCGGCGAGCAGGCGGCCGGTGCGGCGTCACCCGGTACCGAGATCGTCCCGCTCACACCCGCCTTCGGGGCGGAGTCCGTCGAAGGCAACTACGAGAGTTACCTCGCCGCCGTCGCCGTGATGGAAGCCGTACGCGCCTACCCGGAGCCGTTCGACGCCGTGATCCAGGCCGGCTACGGCGAGCACGGCCGGGAGGGACTGCAGGAGCTGCTCGACGTCCCGGTCGTCGACATCACCGAGGCCGCCGCGAGCACCGCCCAGTTCCTCGGGCGCAGTTACTCCGTCGTCACCAGCCTCGACCGTACGGTGCCGCTGATCGAGGAGCGTCTCCACACCGCGGGTCTGAGCGCGCGCTGCGCCTCCGTGCGGGCCAGCGGACTCGCCGTGCTGGATCTGGAGCGGGACGAGAAGGCCGCCGTCGACGCCATCGTCGAGCAGGCCGCCCAGGCCGTGGAGATCGACCGCGCCGAGGTGATCTGCCTGGGCTGCGGGGGCATGTCCGGCCTCACCGAACGCGTCGTCGAACGGACCGGAGTCCCCGTCGTCGACGGCGTGAGCGCCGCGGTGACGATCGCCGAGTCCCTCGTCCGGCTGGGGCTGACCACCTCGAAGGTGCGCACCTACGCCCCGCCGCGTCC contains:
- a CDS encoding NCS1 family nucleobase:cation symporter-1, producing the protein MTAVEDRPPEAATGDTGTAGATSSVLYTYDLAPTKKQGRRWGAYNVFTLWANDVHSLGNYAFAIGLFALGLNVWGILAAFALASVLLFLLLTLSGFMGHKTGVPFPVMSRIAFGIRGAKIPAAVRGIVAIAWFGIQTYLASAVLSALLIAMFPGLRDLDSNSLLGQSTLGWISFLSLWALQLLIVSYGMQMIRRYMAFAAPTTLITMCALAVWMFVRADASISLSVDAPLTGGAMWLQILQAAALWVVIYGTFVLNFCDFTRSAKSRASIVRGNVIGIPLNMLFFAVIVVVLSGAQFKLDGHVITSPTDIVRTIPNMFLLATASLALIALTVAVNLLANFVAPIYALIDLFPRRLNFRRAGVVSAVAGLVILPWNLYNSPIVVNYFLGGLGALLGPLFGVIMADYWLLRKSRINVPDLYSEDPQGEYHYSRGFNPRAVAAFVPSAALAVVVALVPFFHAAAGFSWFVGAFLAAVLYAFLADRTRQIQDVDGEAIAVAAE
- a CDS encoding aspartate/glutamate racemase family protein, yielding MRILVVNVNTTQSITDSIGEQAAGAASPGTEIVPLTPAFGAESVEGNYESYLAAVAVMEAVRAYPEPFDAVIQAGYGEHGREGLQELLDVPVVDITEAAASTAQFLGRSYSVVTSLDRTVPLIEERLHTAGLSARCASVRASGLAVLDLERDEKAAVDAIVEQAAQAVEIDRAEVICLGCGGMSGLTERVVERTGVPVVDGVSAAVTIAESLVRLGLTTSKVRTYAPPRPKQILNWPPQAR
- a CDS encoding GtrA family protein, yielding METAQDRTEASPGPFTAFARFVLCGGGVGLASSFAVSALAGWIPWVCANALVTVVSTLLATELHARFTFGAGGRATWRQHAQSAGSAAAAYVVTCVAVLALHQLVAEPDAMLDQAVYLSASALTGVVRFAVLRLVVFARNRAQTPAPAALPAHTTETPASATIGTEELCCAA